TGTGGGCTTTTGTTATACAGTTGATGCTTAGGGTTTCTAGAAATAAAGCACGCCGAGAGACAAGATGTGTTGGCTGGACAATAATAAGTTGGCATTTATGGGACCCATCGTCTCCTTGGGCAGCTGTGCTGAGGGAAAAGAAGGTCTTCTGGAGGAGGGACTTCagggaccacacacacacacacacacacacacacacgcacacacgtcaCACAGCCTCGGGTGGAAGGACTGAGGGTttccaggaggaagggagggcagcGCCAGGCCAAACACACAGGCTCTGAGGTGACAGTGTTTGAGCAGTTTGTGCTCAGTGGTTCAAGTGCAGACCCTGATACCTTGGAACCGCAGCTCCACTCGGTAGTGACCATGTGCTGTGAGCCTAGAAAAGGCGCTAAGCTGTCTGTGTCTCTGCATCCTCAGTCTGTGGACGGGAGTAACATTGACAGCAGCCACTCCACTGGAATGCAGTGAGGATTAAGGGAGACACTGCATGTGGTGTCAGCGTAGTGTTGGCACAAGGAAGAGCTCAGCGCATGTGCACCGGTGCCGCgaggctgggagaagggagggaccCGTACACTTCCACCCCAGCTGCAGCCTTCACCTCCTCTGGCCCCTTTGAGGAATTCAGTCACTTCCTTGCCAAAGGTATCTGAAGGCCATCCTGTATGACACGGCCACTTGGGAAATTTTGAACAGAAGTGTTGGGGTGTGGGTTGGTGGCAACACCATGTGATACGTTGCTATGGGAGATATTTTAAGTACCAACTCTCCCTATCCTATCGCTCCCCCTGCACAAAGGGGATCACAGTCCCTTTGAGAAATGCGTAATAGCTAAGGATCCTCTTGCCTAGACAGTGCATATCCACATATCTGTAGCATTCTGCACTTTATTTCAGGGACATCAGGTTTTGAACCCTGTTCCAGACTTGCAGACTCAAAGACCTAGAGGCATCTCTCTGCTGCCCGACTCCTTCCTCTGAAGCCACACCTACAAAACGCCAAGGGGCAGAGAGACCTACTTCTCTCAATCACATTCTGAAGTTTACTGTTCAGAAAAATGTGTCAGGTGTCACTATGGCTGTCAGAGTTGCAGCCCTGACAAGGCAGTGGGGATATGAAAGGAGCCCCATGAGCCATGTCTTCCCTGGAAACAAGAACATCCATAATAACAAGGTGGGCAGCTAACTTTTCTGGGCTCTTACTACgctccagacactgtgctaagctcttCACATGCACGATTTTATTTAACCTTCCCAAGACCCCCACGATGGGAATACTGCCAtgattcccatttcatagataagaagctaaggcacagggaggttaaataacttgtccaaggtcatacaagTCATGAGTTAAGATTTAAACCCAGTCCCAGAACCCTACTGTCAACCAGTATAGTTTTGGCCACCTAGGGACATCACAGGTACCATACTCCCATCCCCTATTTTAATGTCCTGAGCATTCACCCTAATAAAAGCACCTTATACTCGAGTGGATGCCAATTCTAGACATACTGAGCCTTGATCCCGGGTCAATTTTCTCCTCAACATGAAACTGCATGGGAAGCAATGCTGAAAGAagacagaagtagagtcacagaggcagaaaacaaacttatggtgaccaGGGGTTGAGGGGGGTAGGGGTaaacttgggagattgggattgacatatcacactactataaataaaatagctaaCAAAGAAGGACCAGggaacagcacagggaactctactcaatactctgtaatggcctatatgggaaaagaatctaaaaaaagagtggatgtatgtatatgattctgtgcagcagaaaccaacacaacattgtaaatcaactacgctccaataaaaattctttCACAATTTTCTCTTCACAATGAACCTGCATGGGAAGCAAGgctgaaagatggagagagaagctTGGTTTGTATATGAGTCAGGAGAGAAAATTATCTCCCTGTACTCCACGCGCAGCTAAATAGTCATGGGCATCCTTGAGCCGATGATGACTGCAGAACATCCTGGGAACAACCCTGCTCAAACCACAGTGCTGCAAAAGGTGGGTACTAGCATGGGGAGGTAGGGGTACAGGCCTAATACCCTGTCCTGCTTCCCAGGAAGGGAAAGCATGCTTCCCCCAGGAAGCTCACGATGTGACCAGAGGCTTACGGACATATTGGGGCAGGACGGAAGGACTGAGTGCCTGGTCTGCTGGAAGAAGGGATGACAGTGAGCAGAAGGGAGAGGGCCACCTGCAGGAGGGCTGAGTAACCTTCCTGAGGgcgggaggaagggagggagggaggctggcttTGGCAGGAGGGGAGGCGGGCGCAGAGGAAGCAGCAAGATCAGTCCAGGCAGTGAGACAGGGCAGCCCCAGTAGACTTCCCAGGCTGCCCTCTGGGAAGCAGGCAGGAAGGTTGAGTGTATTACACGGGCCCCGCCTCCTGAAGCTCTCTCCACAGCTGCTGGACTGGACACAAAAGCGTGAGGGACAGAGACACCATCTCTGCTGATTTGTACCCAACTCTAGTTCCAGTAGCTGAGAAGCTACATATGACAGAGAAGCTGGGGGGGCGGGGCACGTGGCTGTCTGCATTTCCCAGGTAAGTGACTATTTGTGTCGGAGCCAGAAGTGACGAGCAAGGCCTGAAGGTGGTGGGCAGGGGAGAAGGCGGGAGGCGGCTGCCCTGGGGTGGACGGGGTACCGTCTATGGAAGGAaagaggggcaggggctgggagctggaacAAGGCCTGTGGCCAGGCTTCTGCAAAGCATCCACGTCCACGGGTGAGGTAGGTGAGCCGGGGCCGCCCCTGGCCGGCAAGCACGGAGGAAGGTCCAGGAAAGGGCTGTGCTCTGCCCGCACCAGGGTGTCAGCGTTCCTCTTCCAGACTGGGAATATTTGTGTCGACCTGGCCAGAAAACCCCAGCCTGAGCCCTTGCCTTCCTCTCGGTCTTCTTGGTGGTCAAGACAGCACCTTTGGCAGCTACAGGAGGAAGACAGTGGGACATACTCACTGGGAATGTGGCTGCAGACAGAGGGGTTTCCCATCTGGAAAGGCAATCCCCGTCAGCTGTGAGCTAGCAGAGGGCTGTGTGCCGCCCTGAGGAGGCTCCCCTGTGGCCCAGAGGAAAGGGATGAGACACGTGTTGTGTCGAAggcggggtggggagtgggtgaGATGAATGGTCTGTGAACAGGCATGCACGGCGTGTTGTCCCAGAGAAAGAAAGACGCCTTGGAACCTGCTTCAATCAAATCCAGCGTCCCCTTGCCATCCTGCTGGCAGACCAGTCCCTGAGCAGGCACACTGGCCTCAGTAAGTCATAGTAAGCTGGTTAGTGCTGTgtcccctctacacacacacacacacacacacacacacacacacacacagccactcTCTAAGAACCACTATGCTGAAAATATGTCAAACTTGGTTTCCTGCCAAGAGGTACGCCAGCTACACTCTGACGTGTTATGGGGATAGAGCAGAAGGGTCAGAGGGAGAGAGTGATCCCTGGGCTTCGGGTACAAAGGGACATGAGATGCTGAACTCCAGTTGTTACTGCACTGTGTCCTCCATTTATCTATGGCTACTGTATCCACAGAGAGAGTGAGGAGTCCTCCCCAtcgctgcccctcccctccctccagcccacacACAGAGCAACTGGGCTTGTGATcaggcaggagctgggggaagggcagtCCGGTGAGACAGGGGCTAATATAAGAGGACATGACCTTACTGTGTGAACCTTGACCACCAAACTGCGAAGATCATCGACCTGGACACCTCCCGGGAGTCCCGCTGCGGTGCAGAGGAGCTGGCAGCATGAGTGACAATGGCCCAGTCACTGAGTGCCAGCCACGTGTGCAGGAGCGTCCCCCACACTATACAGTAGGGGCAGTATGTCCATCCTGCAGACGAAGAGAACCTGGCTCAGAGATGTTTGTCGACACACAGGCATACGGTTTTGACTATTTGGTCAACATCTGTCGAATGAATGACTCCGTCTTGCTGAGGGAGGATGGCAAGCCTCCCGCCCTGAAGCGGCACGTTGGAGCCACACCAAGAGCCTATCCCTCTGAGAGGCGGTGGAAGGTGGGCGGAGGGGAGCAGCGGCTTTTGGAAAGCAAACCCTCAGTGACTCATACGCCGAACCACCTCAGTCAAAGGCCTGGCCTCTCTCTCCTGTGCAGGGCAATTTGGGTCAACAGGGTCAGGGAGGAGCCCAGCCGTGAGGCCCCGTAGCCAAGGTGTCTTGGCCCAGAAAACACAAGGGGCTTTGATGCCTCCGAAAGCAGcggctctccccaccccaggatgctgctgctgctcttgggcagggcccagccccgGGGCAGGGCCTCAGTGTGGAGGCCACATCGGGGAGCTAGGGCAGCCCCTTGAAGTCAGAAACCCCACGGCTGCTGTCTaggagctgtgtgaccctgggcaggtgaGTAATCTCTTGAAACCTCAGTTTTctggtctgtaaaatggacaGGATACTATAATAGTAATAGCACCTATCTTAAAggttgctgggaggattaaagGAAGTCATGCTTGTGAAATGCTCAGCACGTTGCCAGGCTCATAACATTTGTCCAGAAAATGGAACTGCTAGTAATACTGCTCTCTGGGATTCTCAGAAGGTTCCCTCCAGAGCAAAGCAAACTCAGCCCTCGGGTCAGAAACTGCTCCTCCCCCACCTACACCCCATCctgccccactccccacccccccacccccggcctccaCAGAGACCCTCAGTAGCCTGTCTCTCACTCCAGCAACTCCTGTAAAACTCACACAAACAATCCTTATTAACCAACCCCAGCAGGCTTTCTTTGTATCTTCaagctaaaataaaatcaatcagaAAATGCAACTCAAAGCCTCCCTTGTCTCATGCCTTGCTGTCAAAACCCTAAGTCCATACTTTTCAAGTGGGGGTATGTACACCCGTGGGAGCCTAGGGGGGTATGCCAGGAATACATGAGGCCATGGGATAAATACAGCACACCTGGGGAAAAGTTAAACGTTTAAACTGAAGGTAACTTAAAACACTATTTTTACGTTAAAACAGACATGACATAGAACCTACATTCTCATGAACAGTTAAGATGAAGCAATACTTCAGAGATAGTTCAAGCTGTTGGTGGGCATCCCTTTCTCCCTGGGTGCATGTGTCTACCCCGCCCAGCAGCAGGGGGGTCCTCACTGCAAAGGCCTGAGAAGCTCCCCTTAAGCAGTGAGAGGCAGCTGGGTTTCTTCTTGGGAACACGCTGGTGTCTTCCTGACTCACCCCGATTCTCCCAGGAGCTGGTCCTTAGCTTTGGAAGGGGTGGCCCACGCAGTCCAGGGCCTGGGAGGCAGTCCCAGCAGAAATGGCAAGAGGCGGCCTGGTttccagctccccgaccaggacGGCAGTTTAAGAGGTCCGAGGAGGACCAGACCTTGCTTcctgccctctctcttccccaggcTCACAGAGCACCCACCTGGCTAGCAGTTGGTGTTTGAGCCCctgggaagggcagggcagggcacagctGGCACTCAACAAATGCCCCACGCTTGCCATCCTGACAACATTGTCTCCTGGGGCTTCGGGCAAGTGGGACCTCCAAAGGATTAAGGGTGACTGTGGAGTTCTCAGCAGGGCCCAGCTCCTCCTTCGCCTGTGAGGGGCAGCAATGTGGCTGGAACGGCTACCAGCTGGACACAGATCTGTAGTGAGAACTCAGTCCCCGTGGCCGTGAAGGTGATTAAGTCCAttctttgtgattttcctttttgcaggTATCTTGAGCCAAGTAAAGGTCTGTGTCGGAGAAGCAGGGATAGAACGGCCTGCACATATGGCACAGGTGGACCCCCAGGATGGACAGGGTGAGGCATCTCCTCTCTGCAGCTGTGACCCCCGGATGCTACGCATGAACTTGGAGAGTGAGGATGAGGACCATGGACAGGCAGGAGACAAAGAGGGCACTGGAGACACTGGTCAGTGGGCCCATTCAAGGCTCAGCTCCCAAGGGACTCAGGACAAAACTGACTTGCCACGGCAGCATCCGTTccacaaaaaggaagagaaattctCTGACTCCTTTAGTGCAGGAGTCGTGGGGAAGAAACCCATGGCAATGCCTAGGAAGAAGGCCAGCTGGGAAAGAGACGAGTCAAAGATCACCCTGACTCAGGACTCCCCCAGAGCAAGCACAACTCCCAGTGGCCTCCCCAGCAGCTTCTCACACAAGGGGTTCGGTCAGGTGCAACCTCCTAGGGACCCATTACCTGCTGGCAATGATGGAGACTGGAGGGCAAACCTGGACACTGCTCTAGGTATCCCATCCAACTTCCCTGGTTCTGGAAGATATTTCTGTGCACAGAAAGGGGTAGACAAGTCCCCAGACAGCTCCTCTCCAGCTTGTGTCCCCAGGGCGGCGGGCAGTTGGGACCCCTCCACGCAGGAGACACATATACCAGCCCAGGGGTCGGCCACCCCAGCCAACCTGGCAGCGGAGGCGCTGGCCAAAGTGCGGAAGGGCTTTAAGGACCAGAACCCGGCGGGCGCCCGGGAGGGCGGGCAGAGGGAGGCGTGTCCCCACAAGCGCCGGTGGGGCGGGCAGGCCTTCCAGAAGCCGCCTGGCGCCAAGCCTTACGCGTGCGAGCTGTGCGGGAAGGTATACTCCCACCGGGGCACTCTCCAGCAGCACCAGCGCGTGCACTCGGGCGAACGACCCTACCGGTGCCCCTTCTGCGACAAAGCCTACACGT
The sequence above is drawn from the Tursiops truncatus isolate mTurTru1 chromosome 1, mTurTru1.mat.Y, whole genome shotgun sequence genome and encodes:
- the ZNF648 gene encoding zinc finger protein 648, which translates into the protein MAQVDPQDGQGEASPLCSCDPRMLRMNLESEDEDHGQAGDKEGTGDTGQWAHSRLSSQGTQDKTDLPRQHPFHKKEEKFSDSFSAGVVGKKPMAMPRKKASWERDESKITLTQDSPRASTTPSGLPSSFSHKGFGQVQPPRDPLPAGNDGDWRANLDTALGIPSNFPGSGRYFCAQKGVDKSPDSSSPACVPRAAGSWDPSTQETHIPAQGSATPANLAAEALAKVRKGFKDQNPAGAREGGQREACPHKRRWGGQAFQKPPGAKPYACELCGKVYSHRGTLQQHQRVHSGERPYRCPFCDKAYTWSSDHRKHIRTHTGEKPYPCPDCGKAFVRSSDLRKHQRNMHSNDKPFPCAECGLTFNKPLSLLRHQRTHLGEKPFRCPTCDREFAVASRMMEHQRVHSGERPFPCPTCGKCFTKSSNLIEHQTLHTGQRPFKCADCGVAFAQPSRLARHQRIHTGERPFPCAQCGQAFARSSTLKRHQQIHSGKKGFLCAECGRAFRIASELAQHIRVHNGERPYQCEDCGQAFTRSNHLQRHRAKHRSCKKEPIPPSSSDE